TACTTTAAAAATATCCTCCAGGTGGAGGTCACGCAATGCCAAGGCCCGTATGATCACCGTGGCAGCCTGGCTTCCTGTATTACCCCCACTATCTGTAAGCATGGGAAGGTAGAGAGCCAAAATCATAAAATGAGCCAATGTGGCTTCAAACCGATGAATTACCATTCCCGATATAAGGCCGATGGCCGCCAAGCCAACAACCCATAGAACCCTGTTTTTAAAGTGGTCCAATGCCGGAGTTTTCAAATAGGATGCCACTTCGTGGCGGCCGCCAATAGCCATGAGTTTTTCAATGTCTTCCGTATGCTCCTGGTTAATAATGTCAATGGCATCGTCATGGGTAATAATTCCGACCAGTGAGCCCGCATCATTTACAACTGGCAGGGCAATAAGATCGTACTTTGCTATTTTTCGAGCCCCTTCTTCCTGGTCTTCCGTTACATGGGCAAAAATAAGATCCCGATGCATAATATCTGAGACCTTGAGAGCAGGATTAGAAACTATGAGATCTTTTAGAGAGACGAAGCCCAGAAGTTTGCGATCCTCCCCTAAAATATAGACGTAATAAATGGTTTCTCTATCAGGAGCCTCCTTGCGCAGTTCCTCAATGGCCTGTGCCACTGTTATTCCCTCTGTCAGGGCCGCATAGTCGGATGTCATAACAGATCCGCACGTTCCCTCTTCGTATGAAACAAGTCGCCTGATATCATCCCTTTCTGCCTGGGCAAGGGCTGGAAGCAGCATTTCCTGGGTGGCATGGGGCAACAGTCTGAATAGATCA
This region of Aminobacterium colombiense DSM 12261 genomic DNA includes:
- the mgtE gene encoding magnesium transporter, whose translation is MNISLTQALQSFLLSKDFSLIKEFCLSAHPAIVADFLSSLEPQEIWSVLSALDPHKRAEVFCQIDEDSQVALANRLSRLDLAALVTDMSPDDRADLFRLLPHATQEMLLPALAQAERDDIRRLVSYEEGTCGSVMTSDYAALTEGITVAQAIEELRKEAPDRETIYYVYILGEDRKLLGFVSLKDLIVSNPALKVSDIMHRDLIFAHVTEDQEEGARKIAKYDLIALPVVNDAGSLVGIITHDDAIDIINQEHTEDIEKLMAIGGRHEVASYLKTPALDHFKNRVLWVVGLAAIGLISGMVIHRFEATLAHFMILALYLPMLTDSGGNTGSQAATVIIRALALRDLHLEDIFKVLFKELKVSLMLGAVLGALSYGKVLFLSRSLAIPGDMTLSMIALAIALALAIQVITSTLIGAALPMGAAALGCDPAIVASPALTTIVDITGLLIYFNVARFVLGL